Proteins co-encoded in one Paracoccus aestuarii genomic window:
- a CDS encoding RNA polymerase sigma factor has translation MNKSQTVHPRDQLVDHLPALRAFALSLTREGAAADDLVQDTIVKAWTNMDKFQAGTNLRAWLFTILRNTFYSSRRKTKREVSDSDGIHAARQATRPDHDGRLALRDFRAAFEKLPDEQREALILVGASGFSYEEAADMTGVAVGTVKSRANRGRRKLAELLHLEQGEELNMTDQATLAVMAQNNSSSR, from the coding sequence ATGAACAAATCTCAGACGGTCCATCCGCGCGACCAGCTGGTCGATCACCTGCCCGCGCTGCGCGCCTTCGCGCTGTCGCTGACCCGCGAGGGGGCGGCCGCGGACGACCTGGTGCAGGATACCATCGTCAAGGCCTGGACGAACATGGACAAGTTTCAGGCGGGCACGAATCTGCGGGCCTGGCTGTTCACGATCCTGCGCAACACCTTCTATTCGTCGCGCCGCAAGACCAAGCGCGAGGTCAGCGACAGCGACGGCATCCATGCCGCACGCCAGGCCACGCGCCCCGACCATGACGGCCGTCTGGCGCTGCGCGATTTCCGCGCCGCCTTCGAAAAGCTGCCCGACGAACAGCGCGAGGCGCTGATCCTGGTCGGTGCCTCCGGCTTCTCCTACGAGGAGGCGGCGGACATGACCGGCGTGGCCGTCGGCACCGTCAAGTCCCGCGCCAATCGCGGACGGCGCAAGCTGGCCGAACTGTTGCATCTGGAACAGGGCGAGGAGTTGAACATGACCGATCAGGCGACCTTGGCGGTGATGGCGCAGAACAACTCCAGCTCGCGCTGA
- a CDS encoding NepR family anti-sigma factor, with the protein MEKQIDENLKRVYEQDATDDIPDRFLDLLKKLKDQE; encoded by the coding sequence GTGGAAAAACAGATCGACGAGAACCTCAAGCGTGTCTACGAACAGGACGCCACCGACGATATTCCCGACCGGTTTCTGGACCTGCTGAAGAAGCTGAAGGACCAGGAATGA